A genome region from Methanocellales archaeon includes the following:
- a CDS encoding FAD-dependent oxidoreductase: MPGKLIVIGGGIAGTSVASHVRKKAPDMDITIFTKDKYTAYSPCGIPFVLSGKVSSFEELIMHDDQYYKDQCIDIQTNTEVTAIDLSSKSIIANGKQSYYDKLVIATGSLPLIPQIPGTDKKGVYILRCLDDGQKVKEGMNNAKKAVIVGAGHIGLEIATALIKVGIDTTVVEKAPYVLPCMLDPDMASIVQNHLESLGVKVMTGFSLGSINGSDNVEFVTIGKEVVTADLVILCTGTRPNTSLSRPAGIGVGETGGIKVDSTMRVAENVYAAGDCVEVMNYITNRPCLSPRGSSAVMQAKVVAENVCGGSREFGPVIHPTICLVGDLQVGSAGVTSNAAKNAELIPVEGRANGLTRSSYYPDAKKINIKLLFFEKRLIGAQIISEEGAKERIDALSLVIKSGMTAQQMLMAETCYAPPMSAIVDVLTLALEDVIDL, encoded by the coding sequence ATGCCAGGAAAGCTCATAGTCATTGGTGGTGGGATTGCTGGGACCTCCGTAGCCTCACATGTCAGGAAAAAAGCTCCGGACATGGACATCACCATTTTTACCAAGGACAAATATACAGCATATTCGCCCTGCGGCATACCTTTCGTTCTTTCTGGCAAGGTTTCGTCCTTTGAAGAGTTGATAATGCACGATGATCAGTATTATAAAGACCAGTGCATTGACATTCAAACCAATACGGAGGTTACCGCAATTGACTTGTCCTCCAAATCGATCATTGCAAATGGAAAGCAATCCTATTATGATAAACTGGTAATAGCAACTGGCTCTCTTCCTTTAATTCCACAAATTCCCGGAACCGATAAAAAGGGCGTTTACATTCTCAGATGTCTTGATGACGGCCAAAAAGTTAAGGAGGGCATGAATAACGCAAAAAAGGCCGTAATAGTTGGGGCTGGTCACATCGGTCTTGAGATTGCCACCGCATTGATCAAAGTTGGGATCGATACAACCGTGGTAGAGAAGGCCCCCTATGTGCTTCCTTGCATGCTGGATCCAGATATGGCCTCCATTGTACAGAACCATTTGGAGAGCTTGGGTGTAAAAGTGATGACCGGTTTTTCATTGGGCTCGATCAATGGCTCTGATAACGTAGAATTCGTAACCATTGGGAAAGAGGTAGTTACAGCCGATTTGGTGATACTGTGTACAGGAACTAGGCCAAACACTAGTCTTTCAAGACCGGCAGGCATAGGGGTTGGCGAAACAGGTGGAATTAAGGTCGACTCAACTATGAGGGTGGCAGAGAACGTATATGCTGCCGGTGATTGTGTTGAGGTTATGAATTACATAACCAATCGTCCATGCCTTAGTCCACGGGGAAGTTCTGCGGTGATGCAAGCCAAAGTTGTGGCAGAGAACGTCTGCGGTGGAAGTAGGGAGTTTGGTCCAGTTATCCATCCAACTATCTGCCTGGTAGGCGATCTTCAGGTCGGATCCGCAGGAGTGACATCCAATGCAGCAAAGAATGCGGAACTTATCCCTGTCGAGGGGAGGGCAAATGGACTGACAAGGTCAAGCTATTATCCAGATGCAAAGAAAATAAATATAAAGCTTTTATTTTTTGAAAAAAGGTTGATCGGCGCACAGATCATCTCAGAAGAAGGGGCAAAGGAGAGGATAGATGCGTTATCCCTTGTGATCAAAAGCGGCATGACTGCCCAGCAAATGCTGATGGCTGAAACTTGCTATGCGCCCCCCATGTCGGCGATCGTTGATGTGCTGACGCTAGCCCTTGAAGATGTGATAGATTTATAG
- a CDS encoding ribose-phosphate diphosphokinase: MMKIIGGPASQLLAARVASELGCELALAEYKRFPDGESYVRVLDEIEDVIIIQSMVSDEDLIYLLQLIDACSEADVRVVIPYFGYARQGRRFQPGEAISAKVMAKTIEADEILTVNIHDPPVLDYFSVKARDLDAAPLIGEHMQSLDLQKPIFIAPDEFAGSLARSVASKLGADYDVLEKKRLSGDQVEIKAKHLDVANRDVIIIDDMISTGGTMSEAIELLRRQKSKDVYVACVHPVLATNAVCRLFKAGVKELIATDTIERGVSIISVAPLIAGALE, encoded by the coding sequence ATGATGAAGATTATTGGCGGACCTGCATCTCAATTACTAGCAGCTAGGGTTGCATCTGAGTTGGGCTGTGAGCTTGCTCTGGCAGAATATAAGCGATTTCCTGATGGTGAATCATACGTACGCGTGTTGGATGAAATTGAGGATGTGATCATCATCCAAAGTATGGTTTCCGATGAAGACCTGATCTACTTATTGCAATTGATCGATGCATGCAGTGAGGCAGACGTTAGGGTGGTCATTCCTTATTTTGGATATGCTCGCCAAGGTAGACGATTCCAACCCGGTGAGGCTATCAGTGCGAAGGTCATGGCAAAAACGATTGAGGCAGATGAAATTTTAACGGTAAACATTCATGACCCCCCTGTCTTAGATTACTTCAGCGTAAAGGCACGGGATTTAGATGCAGCGCCGTTGATCGGAGAGCATATGCAATCGCTGGATCTCCAAAAACCGATCTTCATAGCACCAGATGAATTTGCGGGATCATTGGCAAGATCGGTTGCATCCAAGCTAGGTGCGGATTATGATGTGCTGGAGAAAAAAAGGCTGAGCGGAGATCAAGTGGAGATAAAGGCGAAACATCTGGATGTAGCGAACAGAGACGTAATAATTATCGACGACATGATCTCCACTGGAGGTACCATGTCTGAGGCAATAGAACTACTCCGAAGGCAAAAGTCCAAGGATGTTTATGTCGCCTGCGTACATCCCGTCTTGGCTACGAATGCCGTTTGTAGGTTGTTCAAAGCGGGCGTAAAGGAACTCATTGCGACGGATACCATTGAGAGAGGGGTCAGCATCATCAGCGTTGCACCTCTGATAGCCGGAGCTTTGGAGTGA